In Campylobacter sp. 2014D-0216, the following proteins share a genomic window:
- a CDS encoding F0F1 ATP synthase subunit B: protein MLRKIAILSVLPFYALAAGNGSGEYDIVPRAVNFVLFAAILYYFIATPLKNFYHGRIAKIASKMNEIQEKLIASKNQKLEMMKKLDHAKQEASNAIILAKKEAEIITNKIEEETKLEISVLEKAYEEHKDYEMRKMEKEVVKAVLDEIFEDQNLQLQQKEILNIMMKKVS, encoded by the coding sequence ATGTTAAGAAAAATTGCAATTTTATCAGTGCTTCCTTTTTATGCTTTAGCAGCAGGTAATGGAAGTGGCGAGTATGACATCGTTCCAAGAGCGGTTAATTTTGTTTTATTTGCTGCAATTTTATATTATTTTATTGCAACACCTTTAAAGAATTTTTACCATGGAAGGATTGCAAAAATTGCTTCTAAGATGAATGAAATTCAGGAAAAATTGATCGCAAGTAAAAATCAAAAACTAGAAATGATGAAAAAGCTTGATCATGCTAAACAAGAAGCAAGTAATGCTATAATACTTGCAAAAAAAGAAGCAGAAATCATCACAAACAAGATAGAAGAAGAAACAAAATTAGAAATCAGTGTTTTAGAAAAAGCATACGAAGAACACAAAGACTATGAGATGAGAAAAATGGAAAAAGAAGTGGTAAAAGCTGTTTTAGATGAAATCTTTGAAGATCAGAACTTACAACTTCAGCAAAAAGAAATTTTAAATATCATGATGAAGAAGGTGTCTTGA
- a CDS encoding F0F1 ATP synthase subunit delta, with protein sequence MESVIAKTYAKAILERNDFEDFFSKLLQLSSAFSSTKFVDILNSYELKQEKKLEFILSLLDNPSEAFKNFMALIVNNSREMLIPEITKELSEQKALKENTFLGQVYSKEKLSEEEIRNLEEKLSHKFNAKIRLDSKVSDNDSVKISLDGLGYEISFSMQSLKAKMNEYILKAI encoded by the coding sequence ATGGAAAGTGTAATCGCAAAAACATATGCAAAAGCTATATTAGAAAGAAATGATTTTGAAGATTTTTTTTCAAAATTATTACAGTTAAGTTCAGCTTTTTCATCTACCAAATTTGTAGATATTTTAAACTCTTATGAACTTAAACAAGAAAAAAAATTAGAATTTATACTTTCTTTATTGGATAACCCAAGTGAAGCCTTTAAAAATTTTATGGCTTTAATTGTGAATAACAGTAGAGAAATGTTAATTCCAGAGATCACTAAAGAATTAAGTGAGCAAAAAGCATTAAAAGAAAACACATTCTTAGGGCAAGTTTATTCAAAAGAAAAATTAAGCGAAGAAGAGATTAGAAATTTAGAAGAAAAACTTAGCCATAAATTTAATGCAAAAATTAGATTAGATAGTAAAGTAAGTGATAACGATAGTGTGAAAATTAGCTTAGATGGACTTGGATATGAAATTTCATTTTCAATGCAAAGCTTAAAAGCTAAAATGAATGAATATATATTAAAAGCAATTTAA
- the atpA gene encoding F0F1 ATP synthase subunit alpha, producing MKFKADEISSIIKERIEKFDFNLEIEETGKIISVADGVAKVYGLKNAMAGEMVEFENGEKGMVLNLEESSVGIVILGKGLGLKEGSSVKRLKKLLKVPVGDALIGRVVNALGEPIDAKGVIEASEYRFVEEKAKGIMARKSVHEPLHTGIKAIDALVPIGRGQRELIIGDRQTGKTTVAIDTIISQKGKDVICIYVAIGQKQSTVAQVVKKLEEYGAMDYSIVVNAGASDPAALQYLAPYTGVTMGEYFRDNSRHALIVYDDLSKHAVAYREMSLILRRPPGREAYPGDVFYLHSRLLERASKLSDELGAGSLTALPIIETQAGDVSAYIPTNVISITDGQIFLETDLFNSGIRPAINVGLSVSRVGGAAQIKATKQVSGTLRLDLAQYRELQAFAQFASDLDEASRKQLERGQRMVEVLKQPPYSPLSAENQVVMIYAGTKGYLDDIAVSKIGEFEAALYPFIEAKYPEIFEQIRTKKALDKDLEEKLAKALSEFKANHI from the coding sequence ATGAAATTTAAAGCAGATGAAATTAGTTCTATTATAAAAGAGAGAATTGAAAAATTTGACTTTAATCTTGAAATAGAAGAAACCGGTAAAATTATTTCAGTTGCTGATGGTGTTGCTAAGGTATATGGCCTTAAAAATGCTATGGCTGGAGAAATGGTTGAATTTGAAAATGGCGAAAAAGGTATGGTACTTAACCTTGAAGAATCAAGCGTAGGCATTGTTATCTTAGGTAAGGGACTTGGGCTTAAAGAAGGAAGTTCAGTTAAGAGACTAAAAAAACTTTTAAAAGTCCCAGTGGGCGATGCATTGATAGGTCGTGTTGTAAATGCTTTAGGTGAGCCAATTGATGCTAAAGGTGTAATTGAAGCAAGCGAATACCGCTTTGTAGAAGAAAAAGCAAAAGGTATTATGGCTAGAAAAAGCGTTCATGAGCCATTACATACAGGTATTAAAGCGATTGACGCTTTGGTTCCAATCGGTAGAGGCCAAAGAGAGTTGATTATCGGTGATAGACAAACCGGTAAAACTACTGTAGCTATTGACACTATCATTAGCCAAAAAGGTAAAGATGTTATTTGTATATATGTTGCGATAGGTCAAAAGCAAAGTACAGTAGCTCAAGTGGTTAAAAAACTAGAAGAATACGGTGCTATGGATTATAGTATAGTAGTAAATGCAGGTGCTTCAGATCCTGCTGCATTGCAATACCTTGCTCCATATACTGGTGTAACTATGGGTGAATATTTTAGAGATAATTCTAGACACGCATTGATCGTTTATGATGATTTAAGTAAACATGCGGTTGCATATCGTGAAATGTCTTTGATTTTACGTCGTCCTCCAGGCCGTGAAGCATATCCTGGTGATGTATTTTATCTACATTCAAGATTGCTTGAAAGAGCAAGTAAGCTAAGCGATGAACTTGGCGCAGGAAGTTTGACTGCATTGCCAATTATCGAAACTCAAGCAGGTGATGTATCAGCATACATTCCAACTAATGTTATTTCGATTACAGATGGGCAAATTTTCTTGGAAACAGATTTGTTTAACTCAGGTATTCGTCCTGCAATTAACGTTGGTTTATCAGTATCTCGTGTTGGTGGTGCTGCACAAATCAAAGCAACAAAACAAGTTTCAGGTACACTAAGACTTGATCTAGCTCAATATAGAGAGTTGCAAGCTTTTGCACAATTTGCAAGTGATTTGGATGAAGCTAGTAGAAAACAACTTGAGCGTGGACAAAGAATGGTTGAAGTGTTAAAACAGCCTCCTTATTCTCCACTTTCAGCAGAAAATCAAGTTGTAATGATTTATGCAGGAACAAAAGGTTATTTAGATGATATCGCTGTTTCAAAAATCGGAGAATTTGAAGCAGCTTTATATCCATTTATTGAGGCTAAATACCCAGAAATTTTTGAGCAAATTAGAACGAAAAAAGCTTTAGATAAAGACTTAGAAGAAAAACTAGCTAAAGCATTGAGTGAGTTTAAAGCAAACCATATATAA
- the atpG gene encoding ATP synthase F1 subunit gamma has translation MSNLKEIKRKIKSVHNTQKTTNAMKLVSTAKLRKAEEAAKKSKVYAQKIDEVLSEIAFKMNQYEGLDDKLPFFRKKENIEKMDIVFITADKGLCGGFNIKTIKTVNEMLEECKAKKIKVRLRAIGKTGIEYFNFQNIEILEKYLDTSSSPDYEKACAIIHSAVDDFMNEVTDKVVIVHNGYKNMISQEIRINELLPVQAIASKEEQNSQSLMDLEPEDGEILHDLLKTYFEYNMYFSLVDSLAAEHSARMQAMDNATNNAKARVKQLNLAYNKARQESITTELIEIISGVESMK, from the coding sequence ATGTCTAATTTAAAAGAAATAAAAAGAAAAATTAAAAGCGTACATAACACGCAAAAAACAACCAATGCAATGAAGCTTGTCTCTACTGCTAAATTAAGAAAAGCAGAAGAGGCGGCTAAAAAGTCAAAAGTTTATGCTCAAAAAATTGATGAAGTTTTATCTGAAATTGCTTTTAAGATGAATCAATATGAAGGGCTTGATGACAAACTTCCATTTTTTAGAAAAAAAGAAAATATCGAAAAAATGGACATTGTTTTCATTACTGCAGATAAAGGTTTGTGCGGTGGTTTCAACATTAAAACTATAAAAACAGTAAATGAAATGCTTGAAGAATGTAAAGCAAAAAAAATCAAGGTAAGATTGAGAGCGATTGGTAAAACGGGTATAGAGTATTTTAATTTTCAAAATATTGAAATTTTAGAAAAATATCTTGACACAAGCTCAAGTCCAGATTATGAAAAAGCTTGTGCGATCATTCATAGTGCTGTTGATGATTTTATGAATGAAGTTACAGATAAAGTAGTAATTGTACATAATGGCTATAAAAATATGATTTCTCAAGAAATACGTATTAATGAATTATTGCCAGTGCAAGCCATAGCAAGTAAAGAAGAACAAAATTCTCAGTCTTTAATGGATTTAGAACCTGAAGATGGAGAAATTTTACATGACTTATTAAAAACTTATTTTGAATATAATATGTATTTTTCTTTGGTTGATTCTTTGGCGGCTGAACATAGTGCAAGAATGCAAGCTATGGACAATGCAACTAATAATGCAAAAGCAAGAGTTAAGCAACTTAACTTAGCTTACAATAAAGCAAGACAAGAGTCTATTACCACCGAGTTGATAGAAATTATCAGCGGTGTTGAGTCAATGAAATAA
- the atpD gene encoding F0F1 ATP synthase subunit beta → MQGFISQVLGPVVDVEFKDYLPQINEAIIVNYELEGKECKLVLEVAAHLGDNKVRTIAMDMTDGLVRGLSAVATGNPISVPVGEKVLGRIFNVTGDLIDEGEEVNFDKHWSIHRDPPPFEEQSTKSEIFETGIKVVDLLAPYAKGGKVGLFGGAGVGKTVIIMELIHNVAFKHSGYSVFAGVGERTREGNDLYNEMKESNVLDKVALCYGQMNEPPGARNRIALTGLTMAEYFRDEMGLDVLMFIDNIFRFSQSGSEMSALLGRIPSAVGYQPTLASEMGKFQERITSTKKGSITSVQAVYVPADDLTDPAPATVFAHLDATTVLNRSIAEKGIYPAVDPLDSTSRMLDPQIIGEEHYKVARGVQSVLQKYKDLQDIIAILGMDELSEEDKLIVERARKIEKFLSQPFFVAEVFTGSPGKYISLEDTIAGFKGILEGKYDHLPENAFYMVGGIDEVIEKAEKLKA, encoded by the coding sequence ATGCAAGGTTTTATTTCTCAAGTTTTAGGACCAGTGGTTGATGTTGAATTTAAAGACTATCTTCCACAAATTAATGAAGCAATTATTGTTAATTATGAATTAGAAGGAAAAGAGTGTAAATTAGTACTTGAAGTTGCTGCACATTTAGGCGACAACAAGGTAAGAACTATTGCTATGGATATGACTGATGGTCTTGTTAGAGGTTTATCAGCTGTCGCAACTGGAAATCCAATCAGTGTACCGGTTGGTGAAAAAGTACTTGGAAGAATTTTCAATGTTACAGGTGATTTGATTGATGAGGGTGAAGAAGTTAATTTTGATAAACACTGGTCAATCCATAGAGATCCACCTCCATTTGAGGAACAAAGCACTAAAAGTGAAATTTTTGAAACAGGGATTAAAGTTGTAGACTTACTTGCTCCTTATGCAAAAGGTGGTAAAGTAGGGCTTTTTGGTGGTGCTGGTGTTGGTAAAACCGTAATTATTATGGAATTAATTCACAATGTTGCTTTTAAACATAGTGGTTATTCGGTATTTGCGGGTGTTGGTGAAAGAACTCGTGAAGGTAATGACCTTTATAATGAAATGAAAGAAAGTAACGTTTTAGATAAAGTTGCACTGTGCTATGGACAAATGAATGAGCCACCAGGGGCAAGAAATCGTATTGCTTTAACAGGTCTTACTATGGCTGAATATTTTAGAGATGAAATGGGTCTTGATGTGTTGATGTTTATCGACAATATCTTTAGATTTTCTCAATCAGGGTCTGAAATGTCAGCGCTTTTAGGAAGAATTCCTTCAGCAGTTGGATACCAACCAACTCTAGCTAGTGAAATGGGTAAATTCCAAGAGAGAATTACTTCAACTAAAAAAGGATCTATTACTTCAGTTCAAGCAGTTTATGTTCCAGCAGATGACTTAACTGACCCTGCGCCTGCAACTGTTTTTGCGCACTTAGATGCAACTACGGTTTTAAATAGATCGATTGCTGAAAAAGGTATTTATCCAGCTGTTGATCCATTGGATTCAACTTCAAGAATGCTTGATCCACAAATCATTGGCGAAGAGCACTATAAAGTAGCTCGTGGGGTACAATCAGTACTTCAAAAATATAAAGATTTGCAAGATATTATTGCTATTTTAGGTATGGATGAGTTGAGTGAAGAGGATAAGTTGATTGTTGAAAGAGCAAGAAAAATTGAAAAATTCCTATCTCAACCATTCTTCGTTGCTGAAGTTTTCACAGGTAGCCCTGGAAAATATATCAGTTTAGAAGACACAATAGCAGGATTTAAAGGTATTTTAGAAGGAAAATACGATCACTTGCCAGAGAATGCTTTCTACATGGTAGGTGGAATTGATGAAGTGATTGAAAAAGCAGAAAAACTTAAGGCTTAA
- the atpC gene encoding ATP synthase F1 subunit epsilon, whose translation MDNLIHIEVVTPLGMIYNDNVKSVVLPGSEGEFGVLKGHASLISSLKSGIIDIEKADSTHELVAIDSGHVKVSETKVSVLAKGAVWVGGNSDSEIAKKLEEAKDLIKSMSSDSVALASTFAKMDNNVRQK comes from the coding sequence ATGGATAACTTGATTCATATAGAGGTGGTAACACCTCTTGGTATGATTTACAATGATAATGTAAAATCTGTAGTACTTCCTGGAAGTGAAGGTGAGTTTGGTGTGTTAAAAGGCCATGCTTCTTTGATATCTTCTTTAAAATCAGGAATTATCGATATAGAAAAAGCAGATTCAACTCATGAGTTAGTTGCTATTGATTCAGGCCATGTAAAAGTATCTGAAACTAAAGTTAGTGTTTTGGCTAAAGGTGCTGTTTGGGTTGGTGGAAATAGCGATAGCGAAATAGCAAAAAAATTAGAAGAAGCAAAAGATTTGATTAAATCTATGAGTAGCGATAGTGTAGCTTTGGCTTCTACTTTTGCTAAAATGGACAATAATGTAAGGCAAAAATAG
- a CDS encoding MotA/TolQ/ExbB proton channel family protein, which translates to MDFQAIFHFFENTSLITYIVLAWLSVYFIVSFSILFSRMSLINKWMQDESQALEALMRGERDLSQSASILKKCIEIDETKMNIYKNSVEKKATIGLTWLSIIASTSPFIGLFGTVISILETFGGLEMQNSLSIIAPKISEALVATGCGILVAIPAYSFHLIIKRKAYELINILDSEIKVLVSSSKA; encoded by the coding sequence GTGGATTTTCAAGCAATTTTTCATTTTTTTGAAAATACAAGCTTAATCACTTATATTGTATTAGCTTGGCTTTCGGTGTATTTTATAGTTAGTTTTAGTATTTTATTTTCAAGAATGTCACTTATTAATAAGTGGATGCAAGATGAAAGTCAAGCTCTAGAAGCTTTAATGAGAGGCGAAAGAGACTTGAGCCAAAGTGCATCGATTTTAAAAAAATGTATTGAGATCGATGAAACTAAGATGAATATTTATAAAAATTCTGTAGAAAAAAAAGCAACAATAGGCTTAACTTGGCTTAGTATTATCGCTTCTACTTCACCTTTTATAGGGCTTTTTGGTACTGTTATTTCTATTCTTGAAACTTTTGGTGGTTTAGAAATGCAAAATTCTCTAAGTATTATTGCTCCTAAAATCAGCGAAGCTTTGGTAGCTACGGGTTGTGGGATTTTGGTTGCAATTCCAGCTTATAGTTTTCATTTGATTATTAAAAGAAAAGCATATGAGTTGATTAATATCTTAGATAGTGAGATTAAAGTATTAGTAAGTTCTTCAAAGGCTTAG
- a CDS encoding ExbD/TolR family protein — protein MFLDEKPELNITPLVDIMLVLLAILMVTAPSITYEEKVQLPQGSQKASSAPNIKSLIITINAKREIFIGKDKFDFVSFADNMNALKVQYNTQETVFIRADKNLKYDDVMSVLRTMKHLGFQKVALQTE, from the coding sequence ATGTTTTTAGATGAAAAACCTGAATTAAACATTACGCCTTTGGTGGATATTATGCTAGTTTTACTAGCTATTTTGATGGTTACTGCGCCTAGTATTACTTATGAAGAAAAGGTGCAGCTTCCACAAGGATCACAAAAAGCTTCTAGCGCTCCAAATATTAAAAGCTTGATTATAACAATCAATGCAAAAAGAGAAATTTTTATAGGAAAAGATAAATTTGATTTTGTAAGCTTTGCAGACAATATGAATGCCTTGAAAGTTCAGTATAATACACAAGAAACTGTCTTTATAAGAGCAGATAAAAATCTAAAATACGACGATGTAATGAGTGTTTTAAGAACAATGAAGCATCTTGGTTTCCAAAAAGTTGCTTTGCAAACTGAGTAG
- a CDS encoding Tol-Pal system subunit TolA produces MEENSIRNLKALVYSILIYFIVIFLVFFKLIEYKPKAIEFTDDPNSFVNIELGDSVNTNQVSITQEVQKENLQSLFEENLLQKYTTNKNVNTQDIDQKASVFNDLFGKIEDYQEEKTTKVQSSMPSKKPIFTQREKINDFSQQLNENLQLNQELGQSLMEQKIGAYDQFLGAVRKYLEDRWRIYNPSGNLSIEVEFVIDNHGQFYLLSSTSAYSDNFDKKAKEFLQNLEGKYITLPPNGKIRKIKMQLSDVIEFKTEK; encoded by the coding sequence ATGGAAGAAAATTCGATACGCAATCTTAAAGCACTTGTTTATTCGATTTTAATTTATTTTATCGTTATTTTTTTAGTTTTTTTTAAACTGATAGAGTACAAACCAAAAGCTATTGAATTTACAGATGATCCTAATAGTTTTGTGAATATAGAACTTGGTGATAGTGTTAATACTAATCAAGTCAGTATTACACAAGAAGTACAAAAAGAAAATTTACAAAGCCTATTTGAAGAAAATCTTTTACAAAAATATACTACAAATAAAAATGTAAATACTCAAGATATAGACCAAAAAGCAAGTGTGTTTAATGATTTGTTTGGAAAAATAGAAGACTATCAAGAAGAAAAAACCACAAAAGTACAATCTTCAATGCCATCAAAAAAACCAATTTTTACTCAAAGAGAAAAGATTAATGATTTTTCTCAACAACTTAATGAAAATCTACAGTTAAATCAAGAGTTGGGGCAATCTCTTATGGAGCAAAAAATAGGAGCATATGATCAGTTTTTGGGCGCGGTGAGAAAATACCTTGAAGATCGATGGAGAATTTATAATCCTAGTGGAAATTTGAGTATCGAAGTAGAATTTGTTATAGATAATCACGGTCAATTTTATTTACTAAGTTCTACAAGTGCTTATAGTGATAATTTTGATAAAAAAGCAAAAGAATTTTTACAAAATTTAGAAGGAAAATACATAACTTTACCTCCAAATGGTAAAATAAGAAAAATCAAAATGCAACTTAGCGATGTAATTGAGTTTAAAACGGAGAAATGA
- the tolB gene encoding Tol-Pal system protein TolB, which translates to MMKRILVFLFFCSVLFGQDATISVVNKGMQLPTIFIKDQSKLSDLDLKKSFYNMLINDIKVSSNFELSQDEAKSDYVFSYVLNKNGKLLDIDVEVLAANETKTRFYEQILSVEEYPFLAHRSVAQMNRKLGFSPVDWMDHKILIARTQGSKHSDILLADYTLTYQKVLISKGLNLFPKWANKEQSAFYFTAYEDEIPTLYKYNMKNKNITKIIASKGMMVASDVSDDGKKILLTMAPKDQPDVYLYDIDTKNLTQITSYIGIDVNGNFVDDDKKIVFVSDRLGYPNIFMQNLDTNLTEQVVFHGKNNSSVSTYNHYMVYSSREVNQRGVFNLYLMSTQSDYIRQLTANGKNLFPRFSSDGQSIVFIKYLGSQSALGVIRINANKAFHYGLKIGKIQSIDW; encoded by the coding sequence ATGATGAAAAGGATATTAGTTTTTTTATTTTTTTGTTCAGTGTTGTTTGGGCAAGATGCAACTATTTCAGTTGTAAATAAAGGCATGCAGCTGCCAACAATTTTTATCAAAGATCAATCTAAGCTTAGTGATTTAGATCTTAAGAAAAGTTTTTACAATATGCTAATTAACGACATCAAGGTGAGTTCTAATTTTGAATTAAGCCAAGATGAGGCGAAAAGCGATTATGTTTTTTCTTATGTTTTGAATAAAAATGGCAAACTTTTAGATATTGATGTTGAAGTCTTAGCTGCTAATGAAACTAAGACAAGATTTTATGAACAAATTCTTTCTGTAGAAGAATACCCATTTTTAGCACATAGAAGTGTTGCTCAAATGAATAGAAAACTCGGTTTTTCACCTGTAGATTGGATGGATCATAAAATTCTAATCGCAAGAACCCAAGGTAGCAAACATAGTGATATTTTACTAGCTGATTATACTTTAACTTATCAAAAAGTGTTGATTTCAAAAGGTTTAAATTTATTTCCAAAATGGGCAAATAAAGAACAAAGCGCATTTTATTTTACAGCTTATGAAGATGAAATACCAACTCTTTATAAGTATAATATGAAAAATAAAAATATTACAAAAATAATTGCTAGCAAAGGCATGATGGTCGCTTCTGATGTGAGTGATGATGGTAAAAAAATACTTTTAACTATGGCCCCAAAAGATCAACCAGACGTTTATTTGTATGATATAGATACAAAAAACCTTACGCAAATTACAAGTTATATTGGTATAGATGTAAATGGAAATTTTGTTGATGATGATAAAAAAATTGTTTTTGTATCAGACCGTTTGGGCTATCCAAATATCTTTATGCAAAATTTAGATACCAATCTAACAGAGCAGGTTGTTTTCCATGGTAAAAATAATTCATCTGTTTCTACATATAATCATTATATGGTATATTCAAGTAGAGAGGTAAATCAAAGGGGTGTTTTTAATCTGTATTTAATGTCAACTCAAAGTGACTATATCAGACAACTTACAGCTAATGGAAAAAATCTTTTTCCAAGATTTTCTAGCGATGGTCAAAGCATCGTATTTATAAAGTACTTGGGGTCACAAAGTGCTTTAGGTGTTATAAGAATCAATGCAAACAAAGCATTTCATTATGGTTTAAAAATAGGAAAAATTCAATCAATTGATTGGTAA
- the pal gene encoding peptidoglycan-associated lipoprotein Pal, with protein MKKIIFASIAAFAVIVSGCATKNTSVSSSSSVDGSKGSGGSDQFENVSSLNSIQNVYFDFDKFNIRKDMQGVIADNAAIFNKEAANAAIVVEGNCDEWGTDEYNQALGLKRAKAVKESLVAQGVSADRISVKSYGETNPVCTERTKSCDAQNRRAEFKIAK; from the coding sequence ATGAAAAAAATCATTTTTGCTTCAATTGCTGCATTTGCTGTTATTGTAAGTGGATGTGCTACAAAAAATACTAGCGTAAGCAGTTCAAGTAGTGTAGATGGATCAAAAGGAAGCGGAGGCTCAGATCAATTTGAAAATGTTTCATCTTTAAATTCTATTCAAAATGTTTATTTTGATTTTGATAAATTTAACATCAGAAAAGATATGCAAGGTGTAATTGCTGATAATGCTGCAATCTTTAACAAAGAAGCGGCAAACGCTGCTATCGTAGTTGAAGGTAATTGTGATGAATGGGGAACAGATGAGTATAACCAAGCTTTAGGCTTAAAAAGAGCTAAAGCGGTTAAAGAATCTCTAGTAGCTCAAGGTGTTAGCGCTGATAGAATTAGCGTGAAAAGCTATGGAGAAACTAATCCTGTATGTACTGAAAGAACAAAATCTTGTGATGCACAAAATCGTCGTGCTGAATTTAAAATTGCAAAATAA
- a CDS encoding tetratricopeptide repeat protein, whose amino-acid sequence MKIKLLSVALLGATFLHAEISAFDAGKVDTKTPYGLTQNEKLQYENQERLKALNEYYTNLTSKINTAVENIEGLQSVTEGLNAQYSKANTKLLSLEDNYQNFEANTTQEIQNLRAYVEENRKIQEKNHQEIQKVLAEITASINKINDDYISKDDMNQSITFFQSEIERLQKQINNTPSPVVPIVKDNNQTQEIIEDVNETQEVVVVKKDDSWKNLDSSEILKQAINETNKNQFEDAKEKFEHLISIHYKPARSTFWLGEIRYKQQDYAGALGFYKKSSAISTKGDYVPKLLYHTAISLDKVGDPKSANKFYKALKTAYPDSPEAKVSPDRK is encoded by the coding sequence ATGAAAATAAAACTATTATCAGTAGCTCTTTTGGGAGCTACTTTTTTACACGCTGAAATTTCAGCATTTGATGCAGGAAAAGTAGACACAAAAACACCTTATGGTTTAACTCAAAATGAAAAACTACAATATGAAAACCAAGAGCGCTTAAAAGCTTTAAATGAATATTATACTAACTTAACTAGTAAAATTAACACTGCTGTGGAAAATATAGAAGGTTTGCAAAGTGTAACCGAGGGTTTGAATGCTCAGTATTCAAAAGCAAATACAAAATTACTTTCTTTGGAAGACAATTACCAAAATTTTGAGGCAAATACAACTCAAGAAATCCAAAATCTAAGAGCTTATGTAGAGGAAAATAGAAAAATTCAAGAAAAAAATCATCAAGAGATACAAAAAGTTTTAGCTGAAATCACAGCTTCAATTAACAAAATAAATGATGATTATATTTCTAAAGATGATATGAATCAAAGTATAACTTTTTTTCAGTCTGAAATAGAACGATTGCAAAAACAGATCAACAATACACCTTCTCCAGTTGTTCCTATTGTAAAAGATAACAACCAAACGCAAGAAATCATCGAAGATGTTAATGAAACTCAAGAAGTAGTGGTTGTAAAAAAAGATGACAGTTGGAAAAATTTAGATTCTAGCGAGATATTAAAACAAGCAATTAATGAAACAAATAAAAATCAATTTGAAGATGCAAAAGAGAAATTTGAGCATTTAATTAGCATTCATTATAAACCTGCTAGATCTACATTTTGGCTTGGAGAAATAAGATACAAACAACAAGATTATGCAGGCGCACTAGGCTTTTATAAAAAAAGTTCTGCAATAAGTACCAAGGGTGATTATGTGCCAAAATTACTTTATCATACTGCTATTAGTTTAGATAAAGTAGGTGATCCTAAAAGTGCGAATAAATTTTATAAAGCCTTAAAGACAGCATATCCTGATAGCCCTGAGGCGAAAGTTTCGCCAGATAGAAAATAA
- a CDS encoding FKBP-type peptidyl-prolyl cis-trans isomerase: MAIEKNSVVSMFYELKDANTKEVLESNVYAEPISFILGKGQILEGLEAEIQKLDAPCNVDIEIKKENALGEYDANALQTLPKEQFAGIDLQVGMELFGEGEDGNTVRVIVREITENEVTIDYNHAYAGKDLLFSLNIVDVRAATEDEILTGIVAGSRSCGCGGGGHHHDHHGHGGGGCCGGHGHGGGCCGGH; encoded by the coding sequence ATGGCTATAGAAAAAAATAGTGTAGTTTCAATGTTTTATGAGTTAAAAGATGCAAATACCAAAGAAGTTTTAGAATCAAATGTTTATGCAGAACCGATTTCTTTTATTTTAGGTAAGGGGCAAATTTTAGAAGGGTTGGAAGCTGAAATTCAAAAATTAGATGCACCTTGTAATGTTGATATTGAAATTAAAAAAGAAAATGCTTTGGGTGAATACGATGCAAATGCTTTACAAACTTTACCAAAAGAACAATTTGCAGGAATTGACTTGCAAGTTGGTATGGAGCTATTTGGTGAAGGTGAAGATGGAAATACTGTAAGAGTTATCGTAAGAGAAATCACTGAAAATGAAGTGACTATCGACTACAATCATGCTTATGCAGGAAAAGATTTGTTATTTTCATTAAATATTGTAGATGTAAGAGCAGCGACTGAAGATGAAATCTTAACAGGTATAGTTGCTGGTAGTAGAAGTTGTGGATGTGGTGGTGGAGGACATCATCATGATCATCACGGTCACGGTGGTGGCGGTTGTTGTGGTGGCCACGGTCACGGTGGTGGCTGCTGCGGTGGTCATTAA